In Gossypium arboreum isolate Shixiya-1 chromosome 6, ASM2569848v2, whole genome shotgun sequence, the following are encoded in one genomic region:
- the LOC108486044 gene encoding uncharacterized protein LOC108486044: MNMASPSPQIDSHREQAEIYNGEALCNQKARELFDKFHLPKGLLPMNDLNEMGFNSITGFLWLRQQKKSEFRFKSIGKTVAYETEVTAFVEDRRMRRLTGIKTKEMMIWITISDISIDDNDPTKITFSSSSGLSKTFPVEAFEDEEQSK, translated from the coding sequence ATGAACATGGCGTCACCGTCTCCCCAAATAGACAGTCACCGAGAGCAGGCTGAAATTTACAATGGGGAGGCTCTTTGCAATCAAAAGGCGCGGGAGCTGTTCGATAAGTTTCATCTGCCCAAAGGATTGCTGCCTATGAACGACCTGAATGAGATGGGGTTCAACTCCATCACTGGTTTCCTCTGGTTGAGACAGCAGAAGAAATCGGAATTCAGATTCAAGTCGATCGGGAAAACTGTAGCGTATGAAACAGAGGTGACGGCATTTGTTGAGGATCGTCGGATGCGGAGGCTGACGGGTATCAAAACTAAGGAGATGATGATTTGGATTACAATTTCTGATATTTCTATTGATGATAATGACCCCACTAAGATCACATTTTCTAGTTCATCGGGCCTCTCCAAAACTTTTCCGGTCGAAGCTTTTGAAGATGAGGAGCAGAGCAAATGA